The proteins below are encoded in one region of Nilaparvata lugens isolate BPH chromosome X, ASM1435652v1, whole genome shotgun sequence:
- the LOC120354679 gene encoding uncharacterized protein LOC120354679, with product MPVVFAFCSLLARSRRDVSQWSLTVPLRAGALHRLRRLATHHTATAETWLDVVAVTDVNLFANHDQLPAPGLFKYDLVFCAYRLHPLKPKQEFITYRNYRCLDMSAFMLPLLRLYEYVDAASIPWHEVILTDNVEEMVDRLNSFLLLLYDRHAPMVTKRVNKKPAP from the exons ATGCCTGTTGTGTTTGCCTTCTGCTCGCTGCTGGCGCGGTCCCGTCGCGACGTGTCGCAGTGGTCCCTGACAGTGCCTCTCCGGGCCGGCGCGCTCCATCGTCTCAGGCGGCTT GCAACACACCATACAGCAACTGCAGAAACTTGGCTAGATGTGGTTGCTGTCACTGATGTGAATCTATTTGCGAACCACGATCAACTCCCGGCTCCTGGGCTCTTCAAATATGACCTTGTGTTCTGTGCCTACAGACTGCACCCGCTGAAACCAAAGCAGGAGTTTATCACATATAGAAATTATAGGTGCCTGGATATGAGTGCTTTTATGCTGCCTCTATTACGTCTATACGAGTACGTTGATGCTGCCTCTATTCCTTGGCATGAAGTCATTCTCACAGATAATGTCGAGGAAATGGTCGACAGGTTGAACAGTTTTCTACTTCTCTTGTATGACAGGCATGCTCCTATGGTTACGAAAAGAGTAAATAAAAAGCCTGCACCCTGA